Proteins encoded within one genomic window of Augochlora pura isolate Apur16 chromosome 11, APUR_v2.2.1, whole genome shotgun sequence:
- the Ddc gene encoding aromatic-L-amino-acid decarboxylase translates to MDPDSFKDFAKEMAEYITNYLETIRDRRVLPTVEPGYMKPLLPTEAPQTPENWKDIMTDIERIIMPGVTHWHSPKFHAYFPTAQSYPAIVADMLSGAIACIGFTWMASPACTELEVIMLDWLGKMLDLPKEFLACSGGKGGGVIQGTASEATLVALLGAKARKLRHVKEHYPDWSDNEIVGKLVAYGSCQAHSSVERAGLLGGVKFRLLEVDSKYKLRGETLAEAIRKDKEQGLIPFYVVATLGTTCSCAFDRLDELGVVANRENVWLHVDAAYAGSAFICPEFRYLMRGIELADSFNFNPHKWMLVNFDCSTMWLKDPTYVINAFNVDPLYLKHDMQGSAPDYRHWQIPLGRRFRALKLWFVLRIYGVENLQQHIRKHVAQAHEFENLVLADPRFEIVADVVLGLVCFRLKGSNDLNETLLKKINGAGIIHLVPSKINDMYFLRFAICSRFSESKDIQSSWQEIKRRADEVLEEQSVSK, encoded by the exons ATGGATCCAGACAGTTTCAAGGATTTCGCCAAGGAAATGGCGGAATACATTACTAACTATCTGGAGACTATCAGGGACAG GAGAGTGTTGCCAACGGTGGAACCTGGCTACATGAAGCCTCTCTTGCCAACAGAGGCTCCACAAACGCCGGAAAATTGGAAAGATATTATGACGGACATTGAAAGAATAATCATGCCAGGT GTCACCCACTGGCACAGTCCAAAATTTCACGCATACTTCCCCACTGCTCAATCATATCCAGCGATTGTTGCTGACATGCTGAGTGGCGCTATTGCTTGTATTGGATTCACGTGG ATGGCGAGCCCCGCGTGCACGGAACTTGAAGTGATTATGTTAGACTGGCTGGGAAAAATGTTGGACCTGCCGAAAGAATTTCTGGCCTGCAGCGGCGGCAAAGGAGGCGGTGTTATTCAG GGAACTGCGAGCGAAGCTACATTGGTTGCACTTCTCGGCGCCAAGGCAAGGAAATTGAGGCATGTCAAGGAACATTATCCTGATTGGAGTGACAACGAAATTGTGGGAAAACTAGTCGCCTATGGTTCCT GTCAAGCTCATAGTTCTGTAGAACGTGCCGGACTTCTGGGAGGAGTGAAGTTCCGACTGTTGGAGGTAGATTCAAAATACAAACTTCGCGGGGAAACACTCGCGGAAGCCATTCGAAAGGACAAAGAGCAAGGACTGATCCCATTTTAC GTTGTGGCGACCTTGGGTACGACTTGCTCGTGTGCATTCGATCGTCTCGACGAATTAGGTGTCGTTGCGAATCGCGAAAACGTCTGGTTGCACGTCGATGCTGCTTATGCTG GCTCCGCTTTCATTTGTCCTGAATTTCGATACCTGATGAGGGGTATCGAATTAGCGGACTCCTTCAACTTTAATCCACACAAGTGGATGCTGGTTAACTTCGATTGCTCAACTATGTGGTTGAAAGATCCGACTTACGTAATCAACGCCTTCAACGTTGATCCGCTATATCTGAAACACGACATGCAAGGATCTGCTCCTGATTATAGA CATTGGCAGATTCCACTAGGACGTAGATTTAGAGCACTGAAACTGTGGTTTGTCTTGAGGATATACGGCGTGGAGAACCTTCAACAACATATCAGGAAACACGTCGCTCAAGCTCATGAATTCGAAAATCTGGTCCTCGCGGATCCTCGTTTCGAAATTGTAGCCGACGTAGTATTGGGTCTAGTTTGCTTTAGATTGAAG GGCTCGAATGACCTGAACGAGACATTGCTGAAGAAAATCAACGGCGCCGGAATCATCCATCTAGTTCCATCCAAGATAAACGACATGTACTTCCTGCGGTTCGCCATCTGCTCGCGGTTCAGCGAGAGCAAGGACATTCAAAGTTCTTGGCAGGAGATAAAGCGCAGAGCCGACGAAGTCCTCGAAGAGCAATCGGTTTCTAAGTGA
- the LOC144477053 gene encoding peroxisomal N(1)-acetyl-spermine/spermidine oxidase has product MSNEMILSKQKLTLQKFQRILVRFLSTKKCGGGGKEQEIPACTKLAKFESCQLDPCMLDPCKPEPTVVIIGAGMAGLSAAHRLSQCGLQNFTILEATDRPGGRIHSCWLGDVVAEMGATWIEGGCVANPVFTLAAQEGLLKPPIFRPDPSRGLFCTSDGRAIDLPVSITAYHTFRQIEQQAATLFSLGCGRTHGTLLNFMGVRIQQELHNFPEEQRYDAARVMYGMTNCVRCRCGDDLSLVSADQFGSYIEIPGGNVRVPLGYVGVLAPLLRDLPSCSLKYCKPVSCIRWGAISDSCPRAVVKCCDGEEFPADYIIVTVSLGVLKNQHDKLFCPALPAEKVEAICKLGYGFVNKIFLEYARPFWVWKEGGIKLAWSADELADRCDWVKGVSNIEEITTSQHVLCAWICGREAADMELCSDEEVVESVTRVLRQFTGDPTLPYPANLLRSKWCMDQYFAGAYSYMGLESTVGHQCDLACPLPGTCEPIPPILLFAGEATIPGHYSTVHGARLSGIREAERIIQLTKRFGGPPKKESS; this is encoded by the exons ATTTCTCTCGACAAAAAAATGTGGAGGCGGAGGAAAAGAACAAGAAATCCCGGCGTGTACAAAGTTGGCTAAGTTCGAGTCCTGTCAGCTGGATCCTTGCATGCTAGATCCATGCAAGCCGGAACCCACGGTGGTGATCATCGGCGCAGGGATGGCTGGACTATCGGCAGCACATCGATTGTCACAATGCGGTCTTCAGAATTTTACGATCTTAGAAGCAACGGATAG ACCAGGAGGACGAATTCATTCGTGCTGGTTGGGCGACGTGGTGGCGGAAATGGGCGCCACATGGATCGAGGGTGGCTGCGTGGCGAATCCAGTATTCACCCTGGCCGCTCAAGAAGGTCTTCTGAAGCCACCTATCTTCAGGCCTGATCCGAGCCGCGGGCTTTTTTGCACGAGCGACGGCAGGGCAATCGACCTTCCAGTCAGCATCACCGCCTATCACACCTTCCGGCAAATCGAGCAACAGGCGGCAACCCTTTTCTCTCTAGGCTGTGGCCGCACCCACGGTACGTTGCTGAACTTCATGGGCGTCAGAATACAACAGGAGCTCCACAATTTCCCGGAGGAGCAACG TTACGACGCAGCCAGGGTGATGTATGGGATGACGAACTGCGTGAGATGCCGTTGCGGCGATGATCTGTCTCTCGTGTCTGCTGATCAATTTGGTAGCTACATCGAGATCCCTGGTGGCAATGTCAGAGTGCCTCTTGGATACGTCGGTGTTCTAGCTCCTCTGTTGAGAGACTTACCCAGTTGTTCCCTCAA GTATTGCAAGCCGGTGAGTTGCATAAGATGGGGAGCAATTAGCGATTCTTGTCCCCGCGCAGTGGTGAAGTGCTGCGACGGCGAAGAATTTCCGGCCGATTACATTATCGTCACCGTGTCCCTCGGCGTTTTAAAGAATCAACACGACAAGCTCTTCTGCCCGGCACTGCCAGCAGAGAAAGTCGAAGCCATATGCAAATTGGGATACGGATTTGTCAACAAAATATTCTTGGAATATGCCAGGCCGTTCTGGGTCTGGAAGGAAGGTGGCATCAAACTGGCCTGGTCGGCTGACGAGCTTGCCGACAGATGCGACTGGGTGAAAG GTGTCTCTAACATCGAGGAGATAACGACTTCTCAGCACGTCCTATGTGCGTGGATCTGCGGCCGCGAGGCTGCCGATATGGAATTGTGCTCGGACGAAGAAGTCGTCGAGTCGGTGACAAGAGTTCTTCGACAATTCACCGGCGATCCCACATTGCCATATCCGGCTAATCTTCTCAGAAGCAAATGGTGCATGGATCAATACTTTGCCGGTGCATACAGCTACATGGGTCTAGAAAGCACTGTCGGCCATCAATGTGATCTAGCTTGCCCTTTACCAG GTACATGCGAGCCAATACCGCCGATTCTTTTATTCGCTGGCGAGGCCACGATTCCAGGACACTATAGCACAGTTCACGGTGCACGTTTAAGTGGTATACGCGAAGCGGAGAGGATCATTCAATTAACGAAACGATTCGGTGGTCCGCCGAAGAAAGAGTCCTCGTAA